The sequence CAACACGCGAACTTTAAGATACCTACCCATGCAACCACCCGCAGCATCACAATTAACTTCCATAACCCGCCATATATTGGATCCAAGTTGTTTAGCAACTATAGCAGACATGTAAGCAATAGGCACATTATGAATTTGGGTCCAAAAACTAACCTGATCAAAGGGCATATCTACAGTATATTGAGCcttctttatttcaaaaaaaaaatgattaagcATTTTTTGAAACTCCATGGTCCCTCCATCATGACATGATTCCTTTCATCACAAGACTTAAAAGTTAacacaaaaatattatctccAACAACCTCTATGTGAGTACCATACAcaataaataacatattagGAAGAGCAGTCTTGAAAACCTCTCTATTAACAAGGTGATTAGAGAGGACCTTACACACCAAACTCATTGGTACTCTTTACTTTGCATctagatgagatttatttttaaaccaATGGGTGGACTGTCATCACTCTCTTGGGGGTTGAGTTTTGCACATTTTGGCCAAAGAATCGACATCCATGGCACAACAAaccaagaaacaaaagaaggcACTAAAAAAACTAGTAAGcagtaaacaaaaataaaaagagaatgaaaagaaaaagaaacattaacaaataaaagaaaaaagcaataaaggataaaagtaaaaaaaaaatgataaataataaaaggtaATAAAGTAACAAAAGCAAAACATCAAAGCCTAGCAAAAGAACAACTATTGCATAAGAAaccaaaaataagaaaaaaaatgggcAAAGTAAGATAGGTCATGAAACAagcaacaaaaaataattaaaagcagAGACACCAACAACACGAGAAGCCAGCCACATACGTCTAATCAGGTAGGCAAAGAAGGACTCAAATCCGGCTTGAAGAAGCTAACTTCCACTCAAATCCTAGGTCAACTAGAAAACCTAGAAATGATAGAGAGAATTTTCCAATCAAAGCACTTGCAAGTGTAAATTGAAGAGTGatcacaaaaaaaataaaataaaattcttaaaaggCAACACAAGAAAACATATTATATGGGATTAACACATGAACAAAAATGGCACGAGCAGTGGTGTGATTATACGCCAAAGGTCCTTCCTTTTTATTCCTACGAGCTATGCAAAAACTCTTTGTTATAAAACTCTCCTTTCTCTTGCTTAATAATCAAGATACaaatgaaacaaataaaaaatctcaatcaaATGAATAATagtaaatgaatttgaaactAAGCTAATAACGTTATATTATATAGAGTAAGAATTTCCAAGAAACATGAAACTGATTAAGTCTAAGAATAACTAGAAGTTTTAAAGACCAAGTCATAATCAGACTCTAATTAACAAGATCGATCCAATTTAGGATACTGTTATACAACTAAGAAGACTAATTTTAGTAGGATCAAAGGACCTTATGCTTATGCAGCTCTACTCCTAGTGGGACTAGAAGACCTCCAAATCCTACAAAAAGGACTTTAGCGTAGCCTAATAGGTACACACAATCTTCTACAACTAAGATACTCTTTACAACCTTCATACTCTTTACTGACTTAGCCATCAAAGTGAGTGGTCAGACAACTTCATTCGACGCTTTCTAACATCTTTTGTAGATATTCTGAAGCTTAagttaaataagaaaatctcGGTTGATAGCTAGTTCATtgactaattatcaattacatttattttctactctatgctttttgtttttctcttcttctaaaTGAAGCGAGATACAGAAGTATTGTATATAcgtatcaaatatttttaaaaagttactTTATTCTATGTTCTTGTAAAAttgttttatataaaattgatgTACGTTCTCACCTATATACCAAATCGTTAAATAATTGACACGTActcattatttttaagtaataaaatatatgtcaaccatctaatattaaaatataaaatatcataaatatatatcactCTCGTActtgttgtaatatatataccaGTTAAGAATTTCtctatttctaaaataaaaaaacattttataattaaaccaTCTTTATTGCACTTATAAAAAAGCTCAGTAGCTGTTGGACTTCCTTCCGCCCACGTGAATTAGGTGTACGTAAAGTAGAAagaaatccaaaaaaaaaaaaaagaaatttaaatcaGAGAACGTAGATACTTCATACTTTAATTACCAATTTCcaatgtttatatattatttaatttttgatactctatacttttatatattatcaaattttaaatgaaaagaaatgaagctATAAATGactgaattaaatttaaatttttttgaagagtattaattttaaagctttaaactttactaaattataaaaaagacttgcttaaattttacttttttctcctttaaCTCTTATTAGTATAACTATTATGATTCTTAAACTATCTACCacttatttctaattttataatataaaattttaatattgttatacattatttaattattcaataataaatcttgatgataatcatatatagttattaatttaattttatttttaaatatgctataaatatttatgcaatagttgcaaaagaagaaaaaaaataaaaaaaattgccttatttaattatctgacttatatttaaaatataagaatattttttgaaaaataatgtgattagaataaatatattaaaaattaaaatatctaaaaatcatgaaaattaataatatttactattgtaattaatatttcatgAGACAATGTGAGAATTATCGTCTCGCCAAACTAGTCTAATCTAAACTAAtccaatttaataatatatatattatttatttatttatcttacttaataaaaattatcatttcctttaaatatgaataaatttttatagacTTTTCTAATGCGTAATGacttcaaaattaaaaattaaatcatacaaatattaatatataatttattatcatttttcaaaGCTAAAAACAACAACCATTTTCTCCAAGTATAAATGAATGTACTTTTTAAATACATTATGACTTTTTAAGTATATGacacaattattttaataattaattcattttacaGTTGTAAATTGATTTTTGAAGTTAATGTTTCCAtctattatttatcatttaactAATGAATTTCACTATCACCTtgtcatattatttataaattctaataatttaatttatttttctttcatctcatttattagtttaaaacaattaattaataaaacccttgttaacaaaatttaacaaacaataaatagaaaaattaaaaattaagaaattgaaaagttgaaaaattaaGGAATGTCTATACTTGgtaattataattcttaatatccgatgtttatgtattatttaatttttaatacccaatatttatattatcaattttaatttaaaaagaaatgaagaaaaatacttatatccatgtaaaaaagaaaaaagattttcattttgttcaggttcaacttttttctttaattcaagcTATCAATAATTTCTTTGGTTCTAAAGTTCTAATCTTTACTAAAtgataagaaattattttttaaattttattatggtatccctaattttttctttataattttaaattagaagCTTTGAATCTGTcaattaagtatttttttcttgataatttatttatatttaattaccaAACAAAATATGACATTTGGTTTTCCAATTGTTAATGCTGCAAGATTAGATGattattttagaaagaaaaggttGTACTCTCTTTACTTATTTTTCATATCTTATtcctttaaatatttaataaataattttatttattctccTTTAGCTCATATTTCATTAGTAGAATCTATAACATTCTTAGACTATCTATTCCTTAGTTTCCAATTTGATAATAcggaatttttataatgttatacaatatttaattacGAGCAAAACGACAACATTTTTTTGAATGGAGTAGCAGTTAGTGAAGGGCATAGAAGTAAAATCGTTGCatgccttcttctttttttctaatcaaACTGTATCGTTTTCCTTATGTGGAAGCTGCTAGGCGATGATAGGAAACGTCGTCATTTCTCTTATCTGGGAAGCTGCTAGGTGAGGTCATCAACGTAAATTCattaagaaaaatcaatttagataCTATTATCCATTTGCTGTAGCATCTaggattgaaagtattatCTTTAAAAGGTTTGACAATAAGTTTTGAGATCATATGGTTATTAACTTGCTTCTACTTTAAAACATGCTATGatatttatacattaattataaaaagaaaaataaaaaattttaattaattatttaacttatattaaaatataaaaatattcttgagaaaaataatatgatgaGAATAAATGTattcaaataagaaataaaaaatcaaatattataaaaatatttttaagagttataaaattaatattacttattACTGAAACTAATATTCCATGACACGATATGAGAATTAATGTCTTACcaaactaatttaatataattcaatttaatatatgtataatcattttttcaagtacaaataaatattaatatactttaaaatatattatgacTTACTAAAAATCATGCCataatagtttttaataaataatttatttaatcatttgtttaaaagtaattattgattagtaataatagttttaatatatttatattgacattagagttttcaaaatatatagaattttatttaacatataCTTATTTGATATAATCTTagcttttaaaattaagtttatcaCTCCAGAACGCACCAATGGAATTGCTACTTATTGAATGTGAGTTAGATTCTCGTTCAGTGGTTACTACAAATAGTTGATGTGTCTAAGTTAGTACTTATAAGTGCATGAAccatttctataataaaatagtaaattcaccatgaggtcgatctctcaaagaattatgatcatcaatctaaaataataaaaataaatctaaatactctaaactaatattttgagaaagtaaaatcatattcataaagtaaaggattaaacaataaataaatatgcaatgcaaatacttatgatttaaaactatatgttaAAGACAATATTTAGCCTAGCCAGTTACTTAGAAATTTCcttattctattttaagtatatatccaatgaatgagatggtaatatgttttttcttttaattactaaagtTAATGAtgcaaataaaatttcttctaCCAATATAGATTGAAGCAAAGATGGTGTCTCTAATACatttaatctaaatatttttataacagctattattgttaaattaatatgatggttaattactaataataactaaaattaataaaaatacgaaagtaaaaaaatcattcaccaaataaataaataataagattcacatataagtaaaaaggttaaactaaatatttataaaataattagcctaacatatttaatccaatgatcgtgatattaaatagaaaaatataaaacaaaacaaaaaataaaagcttcaTTGAAATCCAAAACTCTTCAAATAGAAAGATAATTGGTCTTCATCCTCCACTTATTGAAAAActccttaaatctttaaaaaaataataaaaactaaatttaaagtatttatggAAGCTGAAAAGTAGAGAattgtaaagaaaataatggtggACAGATAAATATGAGAGATGTAATATAGAGCAAATAAGATAGAGCCCTCCTCTAAATAAGTCTccctaaaaataaatctatttaatGGATAAAACTATAGGTATCATTATTTCTACCAAATATTATCCCacaaataacttttaatataaattctaataataataaaaaaaatgactaaaatattcCTTAAGTAAATAGTAGAATTAGACTAGCACAATAAATAGCAGCTCATGCGTCTTAATCTTAGACCTTGATATGAATATgttcaattattctttttttttgtccatatttttctttatatttttttttattaatattatctgaaaataaacaattaagtttaagtgaggtaaaatatatattttccacatactatatatatatatatatatatatatatatatatataatatattattaaagcacTAAAATATCcgaaatatatatacataatatgaacCGAATAATAGTATTCACCCTACTGGCTATAAAATAGacgtttaataaaaataagagaaaaaaatgatattattacaaattaaaaatcaattaaagtATGTTGACTATATGCATAGCACTAAAGATTTTCCCAATCAAGAAGCAACCTATGAATCTCTAACAAACTCTGAAAACTATAACATCAAGCACCATGACCCTAAACAAAGCTTCTTCAAATGCAAGAcaacttaataaatattgtCCTCAGATCTTTATCCATACCCCCCTTTCTCTTTGTTTAGTTAAAAAGAGAGTCCACATTGATGTATAGaaaatgaatatgaaaaaaataactatcatatcagttttattttctaagaaaaacTTATGTTAAAAGCATTTGCACATGATACAAATATATTAGTAGGTCAATTATCCATTCATGACCTAACTAACCATATGACTTGCCTCTTACCCAGAATGAGCCAAATAAATCTTGggtttattttgcttttgcttttgtcctctttattaataagaacatttagtttattttctttcttggttAGATAACGGCTTTAACAAGAAAGAATTGAAAGTGGGTGGTTAACTACCTGGTTGAcacttcttttttctattcacTTGTTCTCTTTTACAGTCATTACCTGTAGGGAAAGTGACAGGAACAATGCAATGTTTTCAGTCACTTAGGACTACTCAACCGAGTTGCTTCAATCATTAGTTTTTCACTAAACAGACTAAGATTTTGTCTCTAatgttattgtttttttttttttctcttaaaatacTTCTCTCTTATACCTTgtacattaaattaattgatttaggTGTGGCAAATAAGTGAATGGGCAGTAAGATTGGGTTTCGGTCTAactaatactaaaataattagaaataattttcttttctctaaagAACTAAATGTTTGATTGGTTAGATCTTAggacttataatttatttgaatgtCTAATTCCTTAGTTATTTGGAATCTCTAACAAGAATGCTTAAaggaataagaaataaatacaagaaaTTGTTACTCTAAACCTAAAGACTATGTATATAAAAGAACTTAAAAGGCTAGGGCTTtctataattcaatttttcatgTGTACTAGTGGGGAATTCAGAAAACTATCAGTGAAGACAATACACAATGCatccaaatataaattttaaaaaatatattattggcTCAAAATTAAGTGAGGGCAATAGTGACTACTTTAATAAGAACATGACTATTTTAGTGAGCAAGCAAgaataatatagtaaaatagGAATAATCTAATTGATATCAAAGTAGCACTTGCCTCCACTTGCCCCAAGATAGATACGCCATTGATATATAATGAATGACCAAATGCAATCACTAACAATTCCCATGTGTAAGTAGTCACTATTGGTGACTAGAAAGATTTTCAGGAATTCGATCATACATCGTTTCAAATAACAGATTAGAGCAATTTGGTGTTGCTTGTTGTGTAATAAATTAGCACATTAATTCAGGATCGGACTCAGTTTTCTATTATAAAGTGTAAATATGTCTTATTCAAGAACGTGTTAATCTCTTTTAGTTTAACTAAGGTCTAGAGTTCGAGATTTTAGTATGCAGCTGCGCTAAAACTCTTGAGATAATATCTTATCATTTTCTAGAATTTTGTATGACACGTTCTAAATTAGTTAGACTAACTttagatattagaaaaaaatatcaatatgtATCTATCATGTtccaagaaaaaagaaaggagtaGTGGTCTTAAATTGACCCAGATATTAGCGAGAAACAAAATGGAAGACAAAAATTTGGCAATGTATTATAGTGTTGGCATTATATCATGTAGTGCAAATAGTGAACATTGAATAGCTGATATAAGATTAGCTCAATCTGTTTTAGAATTAAGCTAATAAGTTGATGAGAAATGGAGTTAATTATCATAGAACTTAGTGGGCTAAGAACAAATGCAAAAGGATGAAATATACTTAAGTCAGCGTTCTGATTAGTTCATAGAGAAATTGAGAACTTAATTTGCTTTttcattgattgattaataGCAAGAGGAGAATTGAAGGAACATGGAACCGGGTCTGGTATGACAAATAAGTGTGCATGAGAGGGAGGTTTAATCAGAAAGTTTGGTGCAAGAGAGCATGGAAATGCTTGAGAATGTTGGTGATGTTGCAACAGAAGGAATTTAGACAATAACAAATCTCCAAacctttgtttttatttttttaataatttttctcaCTCTATAAATTCAGTTCCATTTGTAATCACTTTACTGCATGCTTCAACCCATATAATCTGTTGCATCTGGCTTGAGCTAATTAGTTACTCGACATGGAGAAAGCTCACACAAAGTCTGCACTCAAGGTAGCTTtgccttttctcttttcctttttctttttattattatttcaaatttaaccCATCCTTAGGCAATaacattatatattaaatgtgTTTTCCTTTGGTGTTTTGTTTCTTCAAAGCTTGTTAAGGCCAGCTCACAGTCTGCTGTTCAATGGAGCAATACTGCTAGAGGAATGGTGAGATAATGTCATCACAACTCAACTGGATATCATATCATGAAAAaccatttttcatttttcaaagatTAAGGAAGTTGCTAATTTGGTTTTATCTTACAAATAGACTAAGGCATCAGATAAAAGAATTACTATTTAGCCATTAAAACAGAATAGGGTTTTGAAAACAGGCATAATAAAGCAACCAATATGCACAAAGTATTAACTGGACTACTGGGTATGGTCATCCCTCCTAATTATTGGATTCATTGAAAGTGCCAattgaattttgttttatgttaAACTTCAAACACTTTACAATCACAGCTAGCATGGAAGAGTTTGGTTGGTTggtaaaattattaacaacTTTATGCATGATGAAAGCTACCCCTTTTTTTgctagaagaagaaaagaaaatgtatgGTTGTTGCTATGTCCCATCTTGTTCTCTTCTTGTTCCCTGTAAGAAATATTTTCCTTGGAGtcattttgttttccttttctaggCACCATATATTACTAAGTAATCTTGGAtctatccttttcttttattatgataattaCATATGTAAAGGTTCATGTGTGAAAAATAGTGATTCTTTCACTATAGTACCATTTACCTGTTGGCTTTGATGAGTCTCATCATCTTTGTAGATGCATGGgaacaaagagaaaaaaaaaaaaggaaaaaaaatcaagttcACAATTCAACTTTCTgtttaaataagaaaacaaaaggcaTGAAGCATGAAGGTTGGAGCATTGATTCCTTGAATTATATGACCCTAAATTCCTTATCTTCTTTGTTTCCTCAGGATTCTTGAAATCATGTTAGCTACCACACGAAAAAAGTaatattctttaaattaattaataaagctaAATATATCTGTCACAGGCAAAAGATGAACTCAATAAGGATAGACTCTATGACAAATCCAAGGTATAAATATCTACTAAAActatatacattttatttaaatttagttctATTTCTGCTTCTCAATTGAAAAGCTTCAAAATTAACACACAGCCTGCTCCAAAGCCTCTTGCAAAGGAAAATACAAAGccacaagaattcaaactCCATACTTCTCAGAGAGCTTACAAACGTGCAATGTTCAACTATTCTGTAAGTAACCTCACTGActtgaatttattttgttttcaagcttttgtgttatttttatattctttttctctatgtAATATACTagtaattgatatatataaatcaacCCGGACCTAACTGGATTGATAAGAACTTTTTCTTTAGAGGTACAGGTCTCAGTTTTAAGACCTCTTTCCACCATCTGACTAtggaattaattttttataaaataagacaAATGTGAAATTCATAGTAGtccatttaaaaatttctaatccTACTAACAACTAGCATATGCTAACCATACCtcgaaaggaagaaaaaaaagaagaattgatatatacatataaatacatGCAGGTTGCAACTAAGCTGTATCTGAATGAGctacaaaagaaacaaatagaGAAGATCCAAAAGGTGTGGTGTACATCATTAGTGTGTTTCTCTATTTATATGGAATAGTGGGTTTGGTAGCTTTGGTAGTAATGATGACAATATGTAAGAAATATTTGGAGCAGATCATAGAAGAGGAAGAGGTTCGCATGCTTAGGAAGGAAATGATTCCAAGAGCTCAGTTGATGCCTTTCTTTGATAGACCTTTCTTTCCACAAAggtataataataacaaaatttcTTTGGCAAATGATTTGGAAGCTaagttttttcatattttggtATAAAAATAGACATTATGTGAAATTCCAAATCAAGTTTAGCTGGGGATTTAACAAAGACTGctactttattttttccaaaGAAAGTTACTACTCACTAGTTATAGCATAGcttttcaaaatcaacttttactttttaatttctcatattcaactTTTGAATCAGGCAAAAAAGAGTCTCTTAACCATTTTCTAGTTACAATAAACTGTAAGTTTTTacaatattcaaaaatataaatttaatatcgTATTCAAAATTTGACGTGTAATATATATTGATGATAGAGATCATGCttggaatttttttaatattacaataattttatataaatatgttatatatttttcttccaTCCTGTTGATTGCATTGCAGATCAAACAGGCCTTTGACAATACCAAGAGAGCCAAGTTTCCACATGTTGAacagcaagtgttggagctgCCAATCTGCTGGCCATGAACTTTACCATTTTCAACATGCTCAAGCTTGGAGCAATTAGCTGAAATTCTTGGTGCTGTTTCCCTCTTTGTACAACATATCTAGTCAGATAAAAATTTTCCcctttttttctgtttcttttttttttttcccctttgAGTGTGTTGATATATAGTGTAGCTACATGGTATGTAGATCTCTTAGTTGGCTGTCATATAGCCAGATCAAACCCCCCCTTTCAATGGGTTACGATTAGTGTACTTGATTTTCACATACCAATAATCTGTACTGTATTTTGTACCTAATTTTTGTGTCATTAAAGTGAATAGTTATATCCTCACACCATACCCTTCTTATTCTACTATTAAACTAAGCATTTAGTAGTATTTTATCAAAGTCATTCCATTAATTAGGAGAAGAAAGAATCCTACTTTCCCTAGCATAGTGGTTCTTATTgctatttcttatttataagaggactaattactaattaaatcttaaatttacattttttaacAATCTTATCTAATTGTTTTAACATATGcttttaatttagttcaaaAACACTTTTTGCCAACATTTCTTGAGATTTTacaataataaagataatttgGCAAGTCAATTCTacttactaatataaaaattagtgaattaataaaaaaattattttatttagatgtaaaatatgtaaatatatgCACATATGTTAGACTTTTAATGACCATATTATTAAGTCTAGGATAAACCATTTTTGctgattcataattattatccTTTTGTGAACATAGTCgacttttcatattttttttacagtgaaattttaaaaattgttattataaagtatttttaaaaacgaACTAAAAGCATgggtatttattttaaaattttaaaataaataaataaaattattaaaaagtataaaatttaagatttaattaatgattaagtctttataaaaattaaaaaaaaattaaattcaagcATTTTCATCTATCATTTACTAGCACTAGTGAAAATTAATACCTTTGTAATAAGAGCAAAAGAATAACTGCTCTATTAACTCATGACTTTGtccaataataaataattaaaggatATATTGCTATAGCATTatacataatattaaatatagaagACTTTTCAGAAatactctaaaattgattaaaaaatattatttttactgtataaattaaaaaaaatactattttttttaacaaaaattttgTGAATCTTAATCGATTCTCAAGTGATAGCTTTGCTTGCTTCCATCTGTCTTATAGCCCAAAAATATTGACTGTGAGTATATTCTCGCTCATGTCCATCAGCTACTAAGGATGAACTAAAGGTAGCTTGCTTACTAAGTGCTTCGGATTTTATGTATAGTTCTTGGATTGAAATCTACTTTCCTTATACGTCGTTTGCAAGCTGCTTCAAGGATTCAACGAATAACTAAGATTTTTTGACGATCCCTGGCTACTATCCCAGGGACATTATAAATAGTACCTGCTACTCCTACTTTTTCCACTTTGCATATGGGCTTTATATTATCTATGGTGTCAACCATAAGTTTGATTACATTGCGTTCAGTTCGAGCTAGGCGATGAAAAGTTTGATAAACAATAGT comes from Ricinus communis isolate WT05 ecotype wild-type chromosome 5, ASM1957865v1, whole genome shotgun sequence and encodes:
- the LOC8258730 gene encoding protein TPX2 isoform X1; protein product: MEKAHTKSALKLVKASSQSAVQWSNTARGMAKDELNKDRLYDKSKPAPKPLAKENTKPQEFKLHTSQRAYKRAMFNYSVATKLYLNELQKKQIEKIQKIIEEEEVRMLRKEMIPRAQLMPFFDRPFFPQRSNRPLTIPREPSFHMLNSKCWSCQSAGHELYHFQHAQAWSN
- the LOC8258730 gene encoding protein TPX2 isoform X2, with protein sequence MEKAHTKSALKLVKASSQSAVQWSNTARGMAKDELNKDRLYDKSKPLAKENTKPQEFKLHTSQRAYKRAMFNYSVATKLYLNELQKKQIEKIQKIIEEEEVRMLRKEMIPRAQLMPFFDRPFFPQRSNRPLTIPREPSFHMLNSKCWSCQSAGHELYHFQHAQAWSN